Part of the Sorghum bicolor cultivar BTx623 chromosome 1, Sorghum_bicolor_NCBIv3, whole genome shotgun sequence genome, GAGCTGAGCTGACAAAGGGGAAAGCTCAAAGCAGAGCCTGATGGGTCAGCTGTATTTCTTGCCAGTTACCACCTGTCCTCTTCCTGCGAGAATCCGACCAAATCCTCGCACACCGCCACCACATCGGCACCACACACGGGCACACGGCCGCGCGCATAAAACGCCCGCACGAGCGTTGCGATTTCTATCTGAAAACTCTGAAAGTCTGAAGACGACCCAGCTGGTGGCCAACTTTCGCCTTTCTTCTCCATCATCACCGCCTCCCCCATTCTATCCTTCCCCACTAGCCTGCCTGCCTTTTCCGATCAGCAtcatcatcaaatgggccatatTTTCCTCCTCCTGGTAGTCCTCCTGCTCACTTCCACGCGAGCCACCGCCGCCGTCCATGCCAGAGCTTCCGCCATTGAGGTCAGTCGGCAGTGGCAACCAAATGGTTACAGTGTCAGTGTAAtactctcaaatctcaatcagCTCCCCTCAACTGAAGCTTCCTTTTGTGGTGTGCTCTTGTATGCAGGAGGCGAGCTTTGCAGGCATCAGGGGCGTGATCGGATCCCGGCCGCCGAGCTGCGCGGGGAGGTGCAGGTCCTGTGGCCACTGCGAGGCAGTGCAGGTGCCCGTATCTCCGCAGCAGCtgcagaggaagaagaaggagggTCTCGGCCATAGCAgcagagctgctgctgctgctgctaccacCGGTGGAAGAGCAATGCCGGCCTCCTACGACGACCACTCCAACTATAAGCCGCTGAGCTGGAGATGCAAATGTGGGCGGCACATCCTCGACCCTTGAAACGCCAGCACCGGTCGATCGCAACGGAAGCAATCTGCTTGTGGATATAATGTAATAATAGTATAGGATCTCTTTTGGATTTGGTGATTTGTTTTCTGCTTCCTCTTATGATGGAGGTGCTGTCCCTTTTGGCTATGGTAATCACTCTACTGGAGAAACGTATGCTCCAGCTTCCCCTTTGTAGTGACAAGCGTATGCTCCTTCTGAGTTACAAGGATGTTTTGCTGTCAGTTAACTCGACTCTGCTGCACTAATTTTGTTCAATCTTGGTTCCCCTATCATGGCATCCAAACTAGGTATTTTTGTTcaatcttgggccttgtttagatccaaaatttttttggattttgacactatagcactttcgtttttatttgacaaatattatccaatcatggagtaactaggcttaaaaaatccgtctcgtgatttacaagtaaactgtgcaattagttatcttttttatctacatttaatgttccatgcatgtgctgcaagattcgatgtgatggggaatcttgtaaagttttgggtttttgggtgtatctaaacaaggcatgTTCGCCTATCTGTTTTACTCCTTACTTCAGTTTGTCAGAAGCACATCCAACTATCTTCTTCAGCATTTTTATTCAGGCTCTTTGCAGTCTTACACGCCTCCATACTAGGGATACATTGTACACATATGGAATTGTACACATATGGAATGAGTGAAATATGCTTCGAACAACAGACTGCAGGAAAGGATGTTCATTGTTCGTGTTAAACGACGCTAGAAGCTAGCTCGGTACTCCCCCATGCCATCTAAAAAAAGATGGGAAATTTTGCTTACAAGGAGTCAAACCATCTGGGGACGGTCggaccaaatatatataaaaatattaatatttataatgtgTAATAAATATTACTAGGTTATAATAAATCTATTTGAATTGGTTGATGGCTAAGATTTGGTTACTGAAACTTAGGTGCAGCCATTTGGTGTGCTACATCTTACAATTGATGTGCCAAATCTGTGGAAAACATTTGCGCTTATTCCGCAAGGTCTAGCAACTTTTGCTATCAAATCTTTGACATTGAAAATTTTGGTACCAACCAAATAGGCTTTTATTTGACTTCTTTGGAAGTgaaatttcttttctgtttgGGGCTCAAGTAgggatgtttggttgctagccatagtttaccacaactaactttagataagtgtggcaagccacaaaaagtgtggctagcaaattggttgccacactttgtcatgcctaaaggaatcttgccacactttttaactctatgacatgtggagcccaaaaatatcatgcctaaacttagttgtcaaacaaacacttgccaacttggtcaaacttgcctAAGGTAAAGTGTAGCAAAgtgtggctagcaaccaaacctTTGCCACGTGGTGTTGTCTGTGGTAATGCTAGTGGGCACTATTCCTGAGTAGTATAGGGAGACAGGATTTATTAGGCTTTTATTTGTTTTATTCAGAAATACATGCACTGTACTGTACATCACTAGGACACGCCACAGGCCCCATGATTTGTCCCGTCCAGTTGAAAGCCCTCTTCAGGCAGCAAAAGACGGCTCACCTGGCGCGGCTCGCTGAACGATCTCTCGCACTGCAAGACCGAAATTGCGCAACCACTGCAAAGCAAGCACTGCTCCTCCGACCTCACGAGTCACAGACTCACAGGTAGCGTCCTGATAGCATAGCTTGGTGCAGATGAGCAGTTCAGTGGATGCAGTGCAAGCAAAACAAGCTGCAGCAAGGGTAGCACAGCAGCAGCCAGCTGCTGATCTGACGAAAGCTGTGAGGCCGGCCGGCCGATTCCTTTGCTGCATTGCAAAGGCCCGAGAGACGCAGGGAGTTGCTCCAAATGGAAAGCTGGAAAGGCCTTTTGCCTCTCACTGTGTCGTGGCGTATTGTTTGTGCTACTAGTGGCAGCACCAGCGTTCCAATCCCCCAAATGGTGGTGGTGGCCTCTCCTCTGTGCAGCGTGCGCATCAAAGtacgcgcggcgcggcgcggcgcgatGCGCTCTCCTCTTTGCCGCCGCTAGCTTGTCCGTCCGTCCTGCAAAAGCAAAAGCTTGGAGATTTTCACTCCCATCCGTGTGTATCTGCTGCTTCACACTCACAGACTCACACTTCACATGCGTCCGTCCTCGTCCTGCACCGGAGTTCAAACTGATCGATGACAACGAAAGATGTTTTCGAACCATATGAACTTGGGCAAACCCCGGTTTGTTTCCCGGTAAAAAAAATTGTACTGTAAAATCCTGGTGAGAGGAAGCCAGCCGCAGGTGCGGCTGCTGCATCAATCGTGGTATATTATTATACTCGCGATCACTTGTCCAATCGCCCGGCCGGTGGTACGTGTCCATAATGTGCCGGTGCCGGCGACGCATTGGGCATAATGTGCCGTGCCGTTGGCTGTAGCCattctatggccttgtttagttcaccctgaaaagcaaaaagttttcaagattctccgtcacatcgaatcttatggcacatgcatgaaacatttaatatagacgaaaacaaaaactaattacacagtttagctggaaatcacgagacgaatcttttgatcctagttagtccatgattggataatatttgtcacaaacaaacgaaagtgctacagtaccgaaaagttttgacttttcgaaactaaacaaggcctataattCGCCAAAACAAAAGGCTATTATAGCTGCCCGCCTAGCTACAAACGCAAGGCCAGACCGGGGGCGGGGCCTTGGTGTTTGGACCCGTCGAATCCGTCGGTGTGTCGGTCTGGGTATCGTCTGGTCGCGTCCGGTCCGGCCCTCTCCGGTCACGTTCCCCGGCCCCCGGTCTGTCATGCCATGCCAGCTCCTCTCTCTGGTCAGCTCACCTCTGCTCTGCTCGCCGCAGAAaaatggccggccggccggccttgTCGCTGTGCTCATTATTTCTCGGTGTGCGTTTATCGTTAGGTTCACAAGCAAACTTAAGATCTGTTACATCAAATTtacgagatatatatatatatagaacattaaatatagataagaactaattatataatttatatataatttgtgagataaatcttttaaatctacttcataattgaataatattatcaaatacaaacaacggTAGCCTAATTTCCCaacgactaaacaaggccccgctTGTTTGCCGGCTTACGGGATGCTACTACTGTGCTACACTAGTGCTACCTCTGTGTCAAAAAAAAGTGTgattaccaaatttctgacaagTCAAACATTTTAATTCTAACTAAATATATTGTTCCTGGTGCATAATTAGTACCGATAGATAAATCATCGTGACACACAAAAATCTTCAAATGGTTCAGCATTTTGATCTTTTAGAGCAAAGTATGACAGACTATTGATTATGGCACTGTTTTTTTCTTTCCAACATTTATTGGAAAAGTTGCTAAACTATATTTTTTTGAATTGTTATTTTTTGgtcgttggagatgctcttagggcactcccaatgcagaaaccatcataatttctatagatattaattatgGTGTCATCTAAGCATTTTACTGATGTGGtaaggtagttattgaagagagaaaacaaaaatcatagaaactgcgTATaacttagaaaccatgtctacgcgagatccaagacataaagtgatatgattggttgagaatggagagagaatgaatatgattgaataacaaattatt contains:
- the LOC8054188 gene encoding EPIDERMAL PATTERNING FACTOR-like protein 2 translates to MGHIFLLLVVLLLTSTRATAAVHARASAIEEASFAGIRGVIGSRPPSCAGRCRSCGHCEAVQVPVSPQQLQRKKKEGLGHSSRAAAAAATTGGRAMPASYDDHSNYKPLSWRCKCGRHILDP